The following are encoded together in the Gordonia insulae genome:
- a CDS encoding serine hydrolase domain-containing protein — protein MSSPTIEPRRIGPAVDEAVLAAIAGSPRMPGVVAGVTTDKAVVALSSAGVRAIDDSDEMTTDSIFAMFSTTKAITATVALQLVEQGSLDLDAPAQEYAPGLRDVAVLDGFDDDGSPRLRPRATAITTRRLLTHTAGFGYDFFNENYRRLTRDHGVPGVISATMSSLDTPLLFDPGTRWEYGSNLDWVGLVIEGITGRRLGDVMSETVFAPLGMSDTSFALTADMAGRRALLHHRRDDGSLKANHRWRFPEEPEVQMGGQGLYSTVRDYLAFIRMWLNDGRSDSGEQILRPETIAEAERSHLGDLSVTALPGVQPALSHDVDFFPGIPKSWGLSFMINDEDAPTGRPAGSLSWAGLANLYYWIDRRTGIGGFWASQLFPFVDPTALGSHLAFESAVYRSLRP, from the coding sequence ATGAGCAGTCCGACGATCGAACCCCGGCGGATCGGACCGGCCGTCGACGAGGCCGTCCTCGCGGCGATCGCGGGCTCGCCCCGGATGCCCGGGGTGGTCGCCGGCGTGACCACCGACAAGGCGGTCGTGGCCCTGTCATCGGCGGGCGTACGCGCGATCGACGACTCCGATGAGATGACCACCGACAGCATCTTCGCGATGTTCTCGACCACCAAGGCGATCACCGCCACGGTCGCGCTGCAACTCGTCGAACAGGGCAGCCTCGACCTCGACGCGCCTGCGCAGGAGTACGCCCCGGGCCTGCGTGACGTCGCGGTACTCGACGGCTTCGACGACGACGGGAGTCCCCGCCTGAGGCCGCGCGCGACCGCGATCACGACACGCCGACTACTCACCCACACAGCTGGATTCGGCTATGACTTCTTCAATGAGAACTACCGGCGCCTGACCCGCGACCATGGTGTGCCCGGCGTCATCAGCGCGACGATGTCCTCACTGGACACCCCGCTGCTGTTCGATCCGGGCACGAGGTGGGAGTACGGCAGCAACCTGGACTGGGTGGGCCTGGTGATCGAGGGCATCACCGGACGTCGACTCGGCGACGTCATGTCCGAGACCGTCTTCGCACCCCTCGGCATGTCCGACACGTCCTTTGCCCTCACCGCCGACATGGCCGGGCGGCGGGCGCTGCTGCATCATCGGCGCGACGACGGATCACTCAAGGCCAACCACAGGTGGCGATTCCCCGAGGAGCCGGAGGTCCAGATGGGCGGTCAGGGTCTTTATTCGACCGTCCGCGACTACCTCGCGTTCATTCGGATGTGGCTCAATGACGGCCGGTCCGATTCCGGCGAGCAGATCCTGCGGCCCGAAACCATCGCCGAGGCCGAGCGCAGCCATCTCGGCGACCTCTCGGTGACCGCGCTGCCCGGCGTCCAACCCGCGCTGTCGCATGACGTCGACTTCTTCCCCGGCATACCGAAGTCGTGGGGGCTGAGCTTCATGATCAACGACGAGGACGCCCCCACCGGCCGTCCGGCGGGATCGCTCTCCTGGGCCGGGCTGGCCAACCTCTATTACTGGATCGATCGCCGCACCGGGATCGGCGGATTCTGGGCATCTCAACTCTTCCCATTCGTCGATCCGACCGCACTCGGCTCCCATCTCGCCTTCGAGTCGGCGGTGTATCGCAGCCTTCGCCCCTGA
- a CDS encoding 2Fe-2S iron-sulfur cluster-binding protein, with protein sequence MADTHHIKFEPVDIEMEVGEDETILDAAFRQGVHLMHGCREGRCSACKSFMLDGDVQMDDYSTFACNEAEEAEGYVLLCRSYAYSDCEIELLNFDEEELLGGAPIQDVRTRVTAIEPMTKDIVSLRLDVVKPETFEFKPGQYVDLSVPGTDQTRSFSIATTQSTPDKLEFLIKKYPGGLFAGMLEDGPTGISPGDEIMVNGPYGSCTLRTGHVLPIICIGGGAGMAPLLSLLRHVSETGLNRPVRFYYGARTAADLFRIDEILALGEKLDDFEFIACLSESASDAPESFRVEEGNVTDIVNDAEQDLARTEVYFCGPPPMVDAALALAEQHSVPRDQIFYDKFTSPAFD encoded by the coding sequence GTGGCCGACACACACCACATCAAGTTCGAACCGGTCGACATCGAGATGGAGGTCGGCGAGGACGAGACCATCCTCGACGCGGCTTTCCGGCAGGGCGTCCACCTGATGCACGGATGTCGGGAGGGTCGGTGCTCGGCGTGCAAGTCATTCATGCTCGACGGCGACGTGCAGATGGACGACTACTCCACCTTCGCCTGCAACGAGGCCGAGGAGGCCGAGGGGTACGTCCTGCTGTGCCGGTCCTACGCCTACAGCGATTGCGAGATCGAACTCCTCAACTTCGACGAGGAGGAACTGCTCGGCGGCGCACCGATTCAGGACGTCCGGACCCGAGTCACGGCGATCGAGCCGATGACCAAGGACATCGTCTCACTCCGGCTCGACGTGGTGAAGCCGGAGACCTTCGAGTTCAAACCGGGCCAGTACGTCGACCTGTCCGTGCCGGGCACGGATCAGACCCGATCCTTCTCCATCGCGACCACCCAGAGCACTCCGGACAAACTGGAGTTCCTGATCAAGAAGTATCCGGGCGGGCTGTTCGCCGGCATGCTCGAGGACGGCCCGACCGGGATCTCACCCGGCGACGAGATCATGGTCAACGGACCCTATGGTTCGTGCACGCTGCGCACCGGTCATGTCCTGCCGATCATCTGCATCGGCGGCGGCGCGGGCATGGCACCGCTGCTGTCGCTGCTACGGCACGTCAGCGAGACCGGACTGAACCGACCGGTGCGCTTCTACTACGGGGCGCGCACCGCGGCAGACCTCTTCCGCATCGACGAAATCCTCGCTCTCGGAGAGAAGTTGGACGACTTCGAGTTCATCGCCTGTCTGTCGGAGAGCGCTTCCGACGCCCCCGAATCGTTTCGTGTCGAAGAAGGAAACGTCACCGACATCGTCAACGACGCCGAACAGGACCTGGCCCGAACGGAGGTGTATTTCTGCGGTCCCCCACCGATGGTCGACGCTGCGCTCGCGCTCGCCGAGCAGCACTCGGTTCCCCGGGACCAGATCTTCTACGACAAGTTCACCAGCCCGGCATTCGACTAG
- a CDS encoding aromatic/alkene/methane monooxygenase hydroxylase/oxygenase subunit alpha, translated as MSRQSLTKAHAKITELSWEPTFATPATRFGTDYTFEKAPKKDPLKQIMRSYFPMEEEKDNRVYGAMDGAIRGNMFRQVQERWLEWQKLFLSIIPFPEISAARAMPMAIDAVPNPEIHNGLAVQMIDEVRHSTIQMNLKKLYMNNYIDPAGFDITEKAFANNYAGTIGRQFGEGFITGDAITAANIYLTVVAETAFTNTLFVAMPDEAAANGDYLLPTVFHSVQSDESRHISNGYSILLMALADERNRPLLERDLRYAWWNNHCVVDAAIGTFIEYGTKDRRKDRESYAEMWRRWIYDDYYRSYLLPLEKYGLTIPHDLVEEAWNRITNKHYVHEVARFFATGWPVNYWRIDAMTDKDFEWFEEKYPGWYNKFGKWWENYNRLAYPGRNKPIAFEDVDYEYPHRCWTCMVPALIREDMVTEKVDGQWRTYCSETCYWTDAVAFRDEYEGRETPNMGRLTGFREWETLHHGKDLADIIKDLGYVRDDGKTLIPQPHLNLDPKKMWTLDDVRGNVFNSPNVLLNEMSDAEREAHIAAYKANPNGAVPA; from the coding sequence TTGAGCAGGCAGAGCTTGACCAAAGCCCATGCGAAGATCACCGAGTTGTCCTGGGAGCCCACCTTCGCCACCCCGGCCACCCGGTTCGGTACCGACTACACATTTGAGAAGGCCCCGAAGAAGGACCCCCTCAAGCAGATCATGCGGTCGTACTTCCCGATGGAGGAGGAGAAGGACAACCGTGTCTACGGCGCCATGGACGGCGCCATCCGAGGCAACATGTTCCGGCAGGTCCAGGAACGGTGGCTGGAATGGCAGAAGTTGTTCCTGTCGATCATCCCGTTTCCGGAGATCTCGGCCGCCCGCGCGATGCCGATGGCCATCGACGCCGTGCCGAACCCGGAGATCCACAACGGACTCGCGGTACAGATGATCGACGAGGTTCGTCACTCGACGATCCAGATGAACCTCAAGAAGCTGTACATGAACAACTACATCGACCCGGCCGGCTTCGACATCACCGAGAAGGCGTTCGCCAACAACTACGCGGGCACCATCGGCCGCCAGTTCGGTGAGGGTTTCATCACCGGCGACGCGATCACCGCCGCCAACATCTATCTGACCGTGGTCGCCGAGACCGCGTTCACCAACACCCTGTTCGTCGCCATGCCCGACGAGGCCGCCGCCAACGGCGACTACCTGCTGCCCACCGTGTTCCACTCCGTCCAGTCCGACGAGTCGCGACACATCTCCAATGGCTACTCCATCCTGCTGATGGCGTTGGCCGATGAACGCAATCGCCCTCTGTTGGAACGTGATCTGCGTTATGCGTGGTGGAACAACCACTGCGTCGTGGATGCAGCGATCGGTACCTTCATCGAGTACGGCACCAAGGACCGTCGCAAGGACCGGGAGAGCTACGCCGAGATGTGGCGTCGGTGGATCTACGACGACTACTACCGCAGTTACCTTCTGCCACTGGAGAAGTACGGCCTCACCATTCCGCACGATCTCGTCGAAGAGGCATGGAACCGCATCACCAACAAGCACTACGTGCATGAAGTGGCGCGATTCTTCGCCACCGGCTGGCCGGTCAACTACTGGCGCATCGACGCCATGACCGACAAGGACTTCGAGTGGTTCGAGGAGAAGTACCCCGGGTGGTACAACAAGTTCGGCAAGTGGTGGGAGAACTACAACCGGCTCGCCTACCCCGGCCGCAACAAGCCCATCGCGTTCGAGGACGTCGACTACGAGTACCCACACCGCTGCTGGACCTGCATGGTGCCCGCGCTCATCCGCGAGGACATGGTCACCGAAAAGGTCGACGGCCAATGGCGGACGTACTGCTCGGAGACCTGCTACTGGACCGACGCGGTCGCGTTCCGTGACGAGTACGAGGGTCGCGAGACACCGAACATGGGTCGGCTCACCGGGTTCCGCGAGTGGGAGACCTTGCACCACGGCAAGGATCTCGCCGACATCATCAAGGATCTGGGCTATGTGCGCGATGACGGGAAGACGTTGATCCCGCAGCCGCACCTGAACCTCGATCCGAAGAAGATGTGGACCCTCGACGACGTGCGCGGCAACGTGTTCAACAGCCCCAACGTGCTGCTGAACGAGATGTCCGACGCGGAGCGCGAGGCGCACATCGCGGCGTACAAGGCGAACCCGAACGGCGCCGTTCCCGCCTGA